A section of the Cutibacterium granulosum genome encodes:
- the rplS gene encoding 50S ribosomal protein L19, translating into MSNVLDEIARSAMRDDIPEFRAGDSVKVHVKVVEGNRSRIQVFAGTVIARDGGGVQETFTVRKSSFGTGVERTFPLHSPIIDKIEVDRHGAVRRAKLYYLRGLHGKAAKIKERGSNR; encoded by the coding sequence ATGAGCAACGTTCTGGACGAGATTGCGCGCAGCGCCATGCGTGACGACATCCCCGAGTTCCGTGCCGGAGACTCGGTCAAGGTGCACGTCAAGGTCGTCGAGGGCAACCGGTCGCGTATTCAGGTGTTCGCAGGAACCGTCATTGCCCGTGACGGCGGCGGGGTCCAGGAGACCTTCACCGTCCGCAAGTCCAGCTTCGGTACCGGCGTCGAGCGCACCTTCCCGCTGCACTCGCCCATCATCGACAAGATCGAGGTGGACCGTCACGGTGCCGTGCGTCGCGCCAAGCTCTACTACCTGCGTGGCCTGCACGGCAAGGCCGCCAAGATCAAGGAGCGCGGCTCCAACCGTTGA
- a CDS encoding ribonuclease HII — MEPAARSWRVGTGIRGHERLLTRAGLGPVAGCDEAGRGACAGPLVAAAVILDDSAQRRIPGLADSKKLTAKVRDRLFDEITDQARAVSWAVVTAAECDRLGMQEADIQGLRRASYRLAVRPGYVISDGFAVDGLDCGNVGMWKADAVCACVCAASIVAKVVRDRMMIDLDVRLPGYDFAVHKGYATKLHQQRLEALGPCPEHRLTYANVRRAARVLTS; from the coding sequence CTGGAACCGGCTGCTCGCAGCTGGCGAGTCGGTACTGGGATACGAGGGCACGAGCGTCTGCTCACTCGCGCCGGTCTGGGGCCAGTGGCTGGCTGCGACGAGGCCGGTCGTGGTGCCTGTGCTGGTCCTCTGGTGGCAGCTGCCGTGATCCTTGACGACTCTGCACAGCGTCGCATTCCCGGACTCGCGGATTCCAAGAAACTCACCGCAAAGGTCCGTGATCGGCTCTTCGATGAGATCACCGACCAGGCGAGAGCCGTGTCCTGGGCAGTGGTCACCGCAGCCGAGTGCGATCGACTGGGGATGCAGGAGGCCGACATCCAGGGGCTGAGACGAGCCAGCTATCGTCTTGCAGTTCGGCCTGGCTACGTCATCAGTGACGGTTTTGCCGTCGACGGGTTGGACTGCGGCAATGTCGGCATGTGGAAGGCAGACGCCGTGTGTGCCTGCGTCTGCGCGGCCTCGATCGTCGCCAAGGTGGTGCGCGATCGCATGATGATCGATCTGGATGTGCGTCTTCCCGGGTATGACTTCGCCGTGCACAAGGGGTATGCGACGAAGCTGCACCAGCAGAGACTGGAAGCCCTCGGGCCATGCCCAGAGCATCGATTGACCTACGCCAATGTGCGTCGAGCGGCTAGAGTTCTTACATCATGA
- the trmD gene encoding tRNA (guanosine(37)-N1)-methyltransferase TrmD, whose product MRLDYLTIFPEFFDVLGISLLGKAVDNGIVDIHAHDLRTWTHDRHRTVDDTPCGGGAGMVMKPDPWGEAFDDLLGADPDPSVHVVIPTPSGTPFRQDDAAQLSHADRIVFCCGRYEGIDHRVIDYASEHWSVHELSLGDYVLNGGEVAALAMTEAIVRLVPGVLGNPESLSEESYSQDQEGLLEYPVYTRPASWRGWDVPEVLMSGHHGHIAQWRREQSRELTRRRRPDLLTDE is encoded by the coding sequence ATGAGACTGGACTACCTGACGATCTTCCCGGAGTTCTTCGACGTGCTGGGCATCTCCCTGCTCGGCAAGGCCGTCGACAATGGGATTGTCGACATCCATGCCCATGATCTGCGCACCTGGACCCATGACCGGCACCGCACGGTGGACGACACTCCCTGTGGCGGTGGGGCGGGCATGGTCATGAAACCCGATCCGTGGGGGGAGGCATTCGACGACCTGCTCGGAGCCGACCCAGACCCCAGCGTGCACGTCGTCATACCCACCCCCTCGGGCACGCCGTTTCGGCAGGATGACGCCGCGCAGCTGTCCCATGCCGATCGCATCGTCTTCTGCTGTGGACGCTACGAGGGCATCGACCATCGCGTCATCGACTATGCCAGCGAGCACTGGAGCGTTCATGAGCTCAGCCTGGGCGACTACGTCCTCAACGGGGGAGAGGTGGCTGCGCTTGCCATGACCGAGGCAATCGTTCGTCTGGTTCCCGGCGTCCTCGGCAATCCGGAGTCACTGAGTGAGGAGTCCTACTCGCAGGACCAGGAAGGTCTGCTGGAGTACCCGGTGTACACCCGTCCAGCCTCCTGGCGTGGCTGGGACGTCCCCGAGGTGCTCATGAGTGGTCACCACGGCCATATCGCGCAGTGGCGCCGGGAACAGTCGCGAGAACTCACCCGACGTCGACGTCCGGACCTCCTCACTGACGAGTGA
- a CDS encoding YraN family protein: MPVRPVDQDVPTTIRGAALRARKGHRHHIAAWGEDVAARYVTSLGWRMVARNWVTDIGEADIIALDDEGWAVLVEVRTRTGTDFGTPLESITPAKLHKLTQLALVWRRQHPEHHHIRVDVIGVLRRDSAEPQITHVRGVGQ; the protein is encoded by the coding sequence ATGCCAGTCAGACCAGTCGATCAGGACGTGCCTACGACGATTCGCGGCGCCGCGCTACGAGCCAGGAAGGGACATCGACATCACATCGCCGCGTGGGGTGAGGATGTCGCTGCGCGCTACGTGACGTCCTTGGGATGGCGAATGGTCGCCCGAAACTGGGTGACGGACATCGGTGAGGCAGACATCATCGCTCTCGATGACGAGGGCTGGGCGGTGCTCGTGGAGGTGCGTACCCGTACCGGCACCGATTTCGGCACGCCCCTGGAATCCATCACCCCGGCGAAACTTCACAAGCTCACTCAGCTGGCCCTGGTCTGGCGACGTCAGCATCCGGAGCACCACCACATTCGAGTCGACGTCATCGGCGTGCTGAGGCGTGACTCGGCCGAGCCGCAGATCACTCATGTGCGAGGGGTGGGCCAATGA
- a CDS encoding DNA-processing protein DprA, which translates to MTWDDERRARAGLCAVCPPGDPWLRRALHDRSAVELWDVISHSSEEDARTRRAHKLSVDRLMDTTEELGFEFLIPTDEQWPVSLGDLDFVDEHLGGPPVGLWTRGHADLANRVATCVAIVGSRAATSYGQDVASELAFDLARRSDIPDHTSWTIISGGAFGVDVAAHRGALAARGCTVSVQAGGLDQLYPRGNTAVLEQVACDGVLVSEVPPGAHPTKPGFLARNRLIAAMSSGVVIVEAGIRSGALNTTMWANALMRPVMAIPGPVTSSMSAGTHRLIRDNQAVLVRDADDVSAQIGPLQPELPPVRSPQRQIDTLRSDLLAVHEALPASGGSWVDEIALDAGVAVSECLALLAELAELGMAQRGSDGTWSVVPPWQRGACGM; encoded by the coding sequence ATGACGTGGGACGACGAACGACGTGCCCGAGCCGGCCTGTGTGCCGTGTGTCCTCCAGGAGATCCCTGGTTGCGGCGTGCACTGCACGACAGGAGCGCAGTCGAGCTCTGGGACGTCATCTCACACAGCAGTGAGGAGGATGCTCGTACCAGACGAGCTCACAAGTTGAGCGTGGACAGGCTCATGGACACCACCGAGGAACTGGGTTTTGAATTCCTCATCCCCACCGATGAGCAGTGGCCGGTGAGCCTGGGCGATCTCGACTTTGTCGACGAGCACCTGGGCGGGCCACCAGTGGGGCTGTGGACCCGCGGACATGCCGACCTCGCCAACCGTGTCGCGACTTGTGTGGCCATTGTCGGATCCCGGGCTGCGACGAGCTATGGGCAGGACGTTGCCTCGGAACTGGCCTTTGACCTCGCCCGGCGCAGTGACATTCCCGATCACACGTCGTGGACGATCATCTCTGGGGGAGCCTTCGGTGTCGACGTGGCGGCGCATCGCGGGGCACTGGCGGCGCGGGGTTGCACTGTGAGCGTTCAGGCAGGTGGTCTTGACCAGCTCTACCCGCGAGGAAACACTGCAGTTCTGGAGCAGGTCGCCTGCGATGGGGTGTTGGTCTCAGAAGTGCCGCCGGGTGCCCATCCCACCAAACCTGGATTCCTGGCGCGCAACCGTCTCATCGCAGCAATGTCGTCCGGAGTGGTCATTGTCGAAGCCGGGATTCGATCAGGGGCACTGAACACGACGATGTGGGCCAATGCGCTCATGCGACCTGTGATGGCCATTCCGGGGCCAGTGACGTCATCCATGTCCGCAGGTACCCATCGGCTCATTCGAGACAACCAGGCTGTTCTGGTACGTGATGCCGACGACGTCAGCGCCCAGATTGGCCCACTGCAGCCTGAGCTGCCACCAGTGCGCTCGCCGCAGCGGCAGATTGACACCTTGCGCTCGGATCTGTTGGCAGTTCACGAGGCGCTCCCGGCCTCCGGGGGATCCTGGGTTGATGAGATCGCACTCGATGCCGGAGTGGCGGTGAGTGAGTGTCTGGCGTTGTTGGCGGAGCTGGCTGAGCTGGGGATGGCGCAGCGGGGATCAGATGGCACCTGGTCGGTGGTACCACCATGGCAGCGGGGTGCGTGCGGCATGTGA
- a CDS encoding CsbD family protein has translation MALDDKIQSKGDELKGTAKEKIGEATDSQDLKNEGSSDKAKGKLGQVVEGLKDDVKEATSNLNDKISEVADKNK, from the coding sequence ATGGCACTTGACGACAAGATTCAGAGCAAGGGTGACGAGCTCAAGGGAACAGCCAAGGAAAAGATCGGGGAGGCCACCGACAGCCAGGACCTCAAGAACGAGGGCTCGAGCGACAAGGCCAAGGGCAAGCTCGGTCAGGTTGTCGAGGGGCTCAAGGATGACGTCAAGGAAGCCACCTCGAACCTCAACGACAAGATTTCCGAGGTTGCCGACAAGAACAAGTGA
- the lepB gene encoding signal peptidase I, which produces MSRKTHGETSTSTGGVGTRLLKGIREIVLILLLALVISAVIRAFVGQLFVIPSGSMEQTIEPGDRVAAIKPADFKRGDIVVFKDSGHWLGANPPKRSAAGQFGEFVGVLPNTSSNYLIKRVIGMPGDTVSCCGPKGRMSVNGKPLDENSYLYRTNGVPVEPSQMRFEVRVPRDRIFVMGDHRDASGDSRCHLSDPAPGAYRGASAFIPIDDVVGPAKFTVSPLSRMTHFSTPETFDGIADRSASAPEKADITLHDAGCS; this is translated from the coding sequence GTGAGCAGAAAAACACATGGCGAGACCAGTACCTCAACCGGCGGCGTCGGTACTCGACTCCTCAAGGGGATTCGGGAAATAGTTCTCATCCTCCTTCTGGCACTGGTCATCTCTGCGGTCATCCGAGCCTTCGTGGGTCAGCTCTTCGTCATTCCCTCGGGCTCCATGGAGCAGACCATCGAGCCCGGTGATCGTGTCGCCGCCATCAAACCAGCTGACTTCAAGCGGGGCGACATCGTCGTCTTCAAGGATTCTGGTCACTGGTTGGGAGCCAACCCTCCCAAGCGTTCCGCTGCTGGACAGTTTGGCGAATTCGTCGGCGTGCTGCCCAACACGAGCTCGAACTACCTCATCAAGAGGGTCATCGGGATGCCTGGTGACACCGTGTCCTGTTGCGGTCCCAAGGGGCGAATGAGCGTCAATGGCAAGCCGCTGGACGAGAACTCCTACCTGTATCGCACCAATGGCGTGCCAGTGGAACCCTCGCAGATGAGATTCGAGGTACGGGTACCCCGGGACCGTATCTTCGTCATGGGGGACCATCGCGACGCCTCGGGAGACTCACGATGTCATCTCAGTGATCCGGCTCCCGGCGCCTACCGTGGGGCCAGCGCATTCATTCCCATCGATGACGTGGTGGGGCCGGCAAAATTCACCGTCTCCCCCCTGTCGCGCATGACGCACTTCTCCACTCCGGAAACCTTCGACGGGATCGCGGACCGGTCGGCCTCGGCTCCCGAAAAGGCCGACATCACCCTGCATGATGCCGGGTGCTCCTGA
- a CDS encoding DUF2469 domain-containing protein, with translation MSTEDLEEYENRAELSLYREYKDVVGIFTYAVETERRFYLCNAVDLKVRTEGSDVYYEVSMADAWVWDMYRPARFVKTAKVLTFRDVSIEEIAHSELEVPEA, from the coding sequence ATGAGCACCGAGGATCTTGAAGAGTACGAGAACCGGGCGGAGTTGTCGCTCTATCGCGAGTACAAGGACGTCGTCGGTATCTTCACCTATGCCGTGGAGACCGAACGACGTTTCTACCTGTGCAATGCCGTCGATCTGAAGGTACGCACCGAAGGCAGTGACGTCTACTACGAGGTGTCCATGGCCGACGCCTGGGTGTGGGACATGTATCGACCGGCGCGATTCGTCAAGACGGCGAAGGTGCTCACCTTCCGCGACGTGTCCATCGAGGAGATCGCACATTCCGAGTTGGAGGTTCCGGAGGCCTGA